The Apodemus sylvaticus chromosome 5, mApoSyl1.1, whole genome shotgun sequence genome has a segment encoding these proteins:
- the LOC127686431 gene encoding 60S ribosomal protein L9-like yields the protein MSQRKRQIQTKGQKLQEIFCITLKGRTVIVKGPRGTLRRDFNHINVELSLLGKKKKRLWVDKWWGNRKELTTVRTICSHVQNMIKGVTLGFRYKMRSVYAHFPINVIILENGSLVEIQNFMGEKYIRRVRTQKDELILDGNDIELVSNSAALIQQATTVKNKDIRKFLDGIYVSEKGTVQQADE from the coding sequence ACTAAAGGACAGAAACTGCAGGAGATCTTTTGCATCACTCTGAAGGGGCGCACAGTCATTGTGAAGGGCCCCAGGGGAACCCTGCGGAGGGACTTCAATCACATCAATGTAGAGCTGAGTCTTcttggaaagaagaagaaaaggctctGGGTTGACAAATGGTGGGGTAACAGAAAGGAGCTGACCACTGTCAGAACCATCTGTAGTCATGTTCAGAACATGATCAAGGGGGTTACACTGGGCTTCCGTTACAAGATGAGGTCCGTGTATGCTCACTTCCCCATCAATGTCATCATTCTGGAGAATGGGTCTTTAGTTGAAATCCAAAATTTCATGGGTGAGAAATACATCCGCAGAGTTCGGACCCAGAAGGATGAGTTAATCCTTGACGGAAATGATATTGAACTTGTTTCAAATTCAGCCGCTCTTATTCAGCAAGCCACAAcagttaaaaacaaggatatcaggAAGTTCTTGGATGGTATCTATGTGTCTGAGAAGGGAACTGTGCAGCAGGCTGACGAGTGA